A region of the Mangifera indica cultivar Alphonso chromosome 10, CATAS_Mindica_2.1, whole genome shotgun sequence genome:
ATGAATTCAATTGACATCCTCATTCGACGACCaaaatttgataatgttaagtaAAGTATTTCCGTCAATCAAATCTTACCAAAACAACATATtccaaattatattaatttctttcataAATGATTTTGGCTGATTTGGTCATATAGGCTATTTTGgccaattttgtttttgtttttttaaatatagtcTATTGAATTGTCAATGGTTTTGATAGCTCCATCTACctctttttattcaattttttttctatttgcatATTGAACCAATTGTCATTTAATGTAGTATATTATGAGGACTACAATTAATTAAGACTTTTCACGTTCATCTGTACTTCTAccataaatttgtttttggattCTTTTATTTGAAGATTTTCCATGCAATGAAAGctgaaaattcaaaatataattgattaaccCATGTGTGAAGTTAAATTAAATCCATTCTCACCATCACATCCAACAACAACCACTAGATCAAATTGGTTGAAAATTATTGGGTTTGACCAATCGATTCACTAGTTCATGTCacataatattatgatattttaaatttttaaaaattgtttattttattataaaaagttaaatactTTTTATAATGGGTTGATTCATTTCTCCGTCacacaataaaaaatacttatattaataaaagttaaacttaatatcaaactttttaattttttttcttttttattttatttttggtcttatgttttctttataaacttttaaaaattaatttagcctaatctaaaataatcaaactgatTTATCAGTTTCaagatatttaaaacttttgcaAAACCACTATCATCAAAAATAAGAATTATgaaacaaaatttcattaactttGGTCAAATCTGGTTCTGCTAATTTTAATTGGGTTAACCGATTTACCAATTTTGATCGATTTTGACTGAGTCAATAAACAACCCATTTTTTAATgtgaattaaatcaaacttaaagtCGATTTTCGATTCAACTAGGTAAACTAACTAGTCtaatctaattttgaaaaccttggtAAAAATTAAAGGAACCTCTCTATATGCATGAAAGTGTTTAATACCCCCATATTGGTTTGGTTTACgctaattttaatcattttttgttgtCTTCAACCTTGGACCGAAAAAATGGCCAAATATAACCGAATTCAATTAATATGtagttttgaagtttaaaaaagttcatcaaaattcttcaattttcaataatcatatACTTCGTTCAACTTTCAAACATTCATACTTACTTTTTTCCTCTCTTCAAATGCATAAACAAATCCATAAAGAAAGTGCTTCTCCATgtcacaaaattttttaacgtGTTTACACTAAATCAATTGTGGGGAGGGAAAAGAAATTATGAACAAAGAAatttaatatgtcatcatatgattgagtgttattttatttttaatttaaaatcatttaattatacgataatatatcatttatatatctaaattatatataaaaaatacgtaCGTATAATTTTACTACAGATTTAATAtgcaaaaatgttaaaaaaaaaaaagatattgcaAAGGAGTTCAAACATATAATCATGAGATTTGAAGAGGAAATGTTGGTGATATGTTTGGTTCTCAAAAGTAGAGATAAAGTGGAGATGCAGCTAGTGAAAAGAGATTGTCTTTATTGAATTCTCAATTCTAAATTGTAAAGGAGGGGTGAAATTTGGCAAAGCCATATGGTGATACAAAAAGTTAAAGTTGCAATCCCATTTAATTTCTCTTGGAATTGAGAAATGACACTCCACTTTCTATTCACTTTTTGCTTTCTCTCTTAACCAATAGCATTTTcccaatttcaacaaaaatatttttgactaTAAAGGAAACCTTATTCACTCTCTAATCAAAAGTTTAGGGTTATTGATCAATATGTTTTGActacaatttaataaattatttgaatattatgttattagtcATAGTAGTTGAATCGTAAatcaaaaacctaatttgagaaaaaaataaaaatgattgtcTCTCAAACAACGAcgatttcattttcatttaagatgaaaatggttaaagagggagggagagagaattcGTCGAAGATGGTGAAGTTCGCTGAAAAGTGGtaagaaaaaaaactctaaagaGAATTGACTACTTTTCAGACATTCAATGGAGAGAAAAGAAAcaatagatttttaaattaagaaagaaaaaatatgataaatttttattttaaaaatatttttaactagataatatttttataaaaaaatgatatttaagttttttaaagttaatatataGGAATTTTGGATTTCACTGATCCTTAGGTGGGAAtaggtcttttggcctttcaaaaaataaaaaatgttgagCTGGATTTTACTGTTTTTGTCCaatcacattattattttatttaaaaaaatatattaatttatattgataaaatatattatatagtgatatacgttttgtattatatgatatatttattatatcgtattaatttaatatattttatgatatgtattatctttttcttatataaaattatattattgaaaattgataaCTACATTAAAAAACGATTAAATTGAGctggatttcaccgtttttatccaattatgtaattttgatattataaaataaaatttgttagcaAAAATTGAAACGAAATTAGGACAAGACAATTATAAGGCGCATATTTGATTAGCCAATCTTTAACAAGACCGCGATCGAGAATCTAGAATCGGCGATAAAATTGGCTTAAAGGCAACGCCAGATAGCCAAAGCTAAGGCAATCAACTATGTAATCGGAGCCCCACGTGTCTTGTCCGATAGAACCAAAgctgtttcttttatttatttatttaaatttttctccGCACCGAATCTAATTCCAGTTGCTTTCCTACTTTCATTTCAGCTTGCCTTGCCTTGCCTTGCAATTCCCTGTCTCCCACCCCACCTTAATTAAACTACAGATTTGCTTTAAGGCCCCGGGATCATGTAattgatttcatatttttgtcatGATCAGAgatgttttaatattaattaaagattttCGATGGTAATTACGCCTTTATTATTGGACCAAATCTAAATGCTGGCAAGCAAGAACGAAAGGTCCAGATTTGGTTTCTCCTTTATGAAAAAatatcttcaaaaaaaaatattttaatggcTTTTATAagtaatgaataaattaataaaacagtttttttgttttcttattgcTGAAGTTATGATATTTTACCGAATCTGATTCTCTTTTATGTCTGGAATTGGTTACGCAGAGGAAGAGACTTCATTTCCGTGTTCATTTTTGGCGGTGatttttactaaattatatCGAGATCCGCATTTTGGTTGCGGgaatttatgatttttgacGCTGGGTTGACTTCAGAATTCCATAACTCCAGCTGGGTTTGTCTCTTCATGAGCTTCTTGTGAGTTGGATGAAAATTACCATAAACTTTGAtattccttttcattttcttttctgtgttatgattttttttaatgttattttatgctGGGAAAGTTGTATGAGAAATTTTATGGTATTTGAAGTtatgaagtttgaaaatttgatgCTTTTTATCTTgctgaaatttgaatatttattcatgCACAGAATCTTAAAGATCATACTCAACTAGTGAACTTATCTCAATCAAGATAAACAGATTTTGATGATAACTTTTCCATTCACTTGCTTGTTTGCTATTTCTGGTAAATTTGCAGGTATTTAATGCAGAAGACAatgaattcatatatttttattatttggtattttgatGTCAAgagaatttatttgtttggttaAGCTTATGTTTATTAAAGAACATGAACATTATTATTTTGCGATTGAAATTTTAGGGGGCTCGTAGCGAAATGAGTATGCGGTATCCAATGTAAAGTCTTTGTGGTTTTCTTGGGGATAGTAAGATGGGAAAGAAGGGGAAGATTTCTCACTATAGAGAGAGGCTTGACAGGACATTGGCATCTTCGGAATTGACAAATGAGGAGAACCTCAGAAATTTGGTGAAAAATCAACTCCTAAATTCTTCCTCCAATGGTTTAGGAGGTTAGTATCTCCTCAAAACTTTCATGTGAATTGTTGTTATTATAGTTGATATAAGCTATTGTGGACCGTTTTGTAATCTGATTGAAAAGTAGTTTGTAATTCATGACTTTGGGTTGGGCAGGTTGTAGTGAAAGTGTAGTAGAAAAGAAGACTGCTGAAGTCTCCAAGTTTCTTGACATGCTGAGGAGTGCTTCTGTAGATGATGATGAGGTTTCAAAAACTACCGAGGGATCACATGGTGAATGGAAAGTATGCTCACCCAACTGGAATGCTGgataattatacttttttcaTATCCTTAAATACTTTTCTATCTGGAAGAGAGAAATCTTGGAAGATGAGCAATATATATCATCACcttttttatcatcttttgatGTTCAGTTGGACCTCATCTGCCAGAGAACCATTgctttcaattttccttttctggGGTTTTAAATTTTACTGCCTTTCAGATGAACTAGGGTTCCCTGTATGCTGAACATGTTAATAAAAATGCATTACTTCATTAAATTTCTTGTGTTTTGTCTTTGATCAAGATTATTGGTCATTGAAAAGTGGCTTCTAGATATTGACGTTGTTGATGCCTATCACTTTTGACAGTTAAAACAGGATAACGAAGAGTTCCGTGTTATGTATCGTGAAGGACCTGAGGGCACTCCTCTTCACTCATTACTTGTTGAAGGCTATGTAGAGGGGCCCTTAGATGCTTGTGAGTTTCACTGAAGTACTTGAGAGAATTTTGGGCTTCATCATAGAATTCTAAATTGATGAGAAAAAAACTGGGTAAATCActcttttatttatcaattttggaGCTCTTTTTTAAGATCTGTACTTCATTGCAGGTTTTTGTGTTGCTTGGGAGTCAACCCTCTACAACAAATGGTGAGACTTCTTTCCATCATTGTTGATTTTGCCCTTTGTATAATATCTTTCTAATATATGGGGAATGTATTAGTTGATGTAGTATGTGAATCACATTGTctcttctctttgtcttttcattttttcttttccaacaaAATGTGGTTACAACTTCTATACTTGGTTGAATCATCTTattgtcttctttttcttctccctcAGTTTTGAAAAACTTGTgcttatgatttatttattgctTGTCTGACTGCTTCTATGAGAACAATTGGCCTTTTTCTTCCTCAACTTTTCTTATGGCATAACCAAGAGTTCTAGATGTAGCATCTTATCATCCTGATATTTCTATAGATGCTATCATTTTCCTGGACTTCTGAAAGTATGACTTTGTTAACTTTGTGCTGGATTTTGCCATTTACTCCTGCTTTAGTGAGCTAGTCTAGTATTACCCGCTTGTGTGCTTGATTGTGACATGATGTGAAGCTTGTTTCTATTCCCACTCTGGGAAAAGTTTGTTGGTTATGGATAATGATTACAAAATGAAGAGTTGTTGCTTCTAATATTCGTCATATTCTTTCCTGCACATCTTCTGTAGACAATTATATATACTCTTGCATCTAAACTTAAACAATGTTTGGTGCAACCAAGAAAGTTTAAGAGCTAGTTTGATTTATATGGTTGAAATCAAGATGGTTTCTCAGAGAACCTTTGATGTGAATTGCAGTTATTGTAGTCAGAATATAATTTACTCTTTTCTATTTCCTTACTTTCTCCCAGGTGGCCTCAGTATAATTTTCCGCCCTTCAAAATCACTTCGTTACAATGTTTGCAAAAGGTCCGGATTTGTGAACAGATATCTTTAGTGAGGTTTGTCCACGACAAAAATGCAtcatttgtttgaaattttgctATATTTGATTCCTTCACTCCCCTTAATTCTGTAAATTCAAGATGCTGATTTTTCCTTATGTTTTCGGAAGAAAGGGTGAAGATTACTTGGCCACTGTCTGCCCGAGAGGCCATTGTGCACTATTTTATGTTAGAGTATTTTCAAGATGATCTCATCCTTGTTCTATTTAACACAGTATGTTTCATTTATATAGTGTGTTGGAATTTATTTTCATGAGATTCTTAATCTACTTCTGCCTGACTAATGGCTAAACTAAAgaattttgttatcatttttaCTTTCAGATTGATGATGTGAAGAGCATTGATAAAAATACTCATGGGTTTAGTAATGATGGCATTCCTGAAGAAAAGGATGTCATAAGGATTGAGTTGGAGGGAGGGGTTGCTATGCAAAAGGTGACCCAGGAAAGAAGCTACCTTAGGTGAGTTCATCTTTAAATGGCTATATTACCTCAGTGGACGCCTAAATAATGGGTTGAGCTGCATCGTTTTTTTTTCCAACATTGAAAAATAGCACAGGACATAATTAAGGCTACATAAGACCAAAGTTTGTGTTGCTTGATAATCTATATGGAGCAGATGACAAAACTAATGAAGTTTCCATAAATATTGAGATTGCTGGTGGATTGCTTCTAATTGCTAATAGTAAAAGCAccagaggagaaaaagaaaaaatctgtTTACCATGCAACAATAATCTGTTTTTGGTGCTCTtttgttacaaaattttgaCTTCTGCCAAATTTTTGTAGGACTATAGCACATATGGATGTGAAGTTTGACTTTGTCCCTCCTTCTCTCATAAATTTCATTTCCAGGCAGCTCATTGGAAGTGGTTTCAGGCTCTATCAAAAGGTTATTCAATTTATTCAGCAATGTTTTATCTTGAGCATGTGAGTGTCTTGTTTGCTATGTGCCATGCTACTGATGTCACCTCCTAATTCAGctgtttaattttcatttcagGCAGTGGCTTCTGTTCTTAATGATAGTGAAGATTACAGCAAGGCCTTGAAGGAGCCACTTTATGCTCGAATACATGAAGTTCTTTATTCCAAGAACGAGTCCAAGGAAACTTTGAAAGCAGAAGAGCTGAAGAATGATACGGCTGTTGTGCCTGAAGAACATCTGATTGAAGTTACTCAAGATGGCCTAAGTGATGTGGAACAGAATGTTGTTAATATTAACCATGCCCATGAGTCTTTGCTGAACAGCACATTAGTTACAGAGAGAAAAGTTGTCAGTCAGATTGAGGAGTCTCTGAGAGCAAAGGAGCTCAGGAATTA
Encoded here:
- the LOC123226692 gene encoding uncharacterized protein LOC123226692 isoform X2, encoding MGKKGKISHYRERLDRTLASSELTNEENLRNLVKNQLLNSSSNGLGGCSESVVEKKTAEVSKFLDMLRSASVDDDEVSKTTEGSHGEWKLKQDNEEFRVMYREGPEGTPLHSLLVEGYVEGPLDACFCVAWESTLYNKWWPQYNFPPFKITSLQCLQKVRICEQISLVRVKITWPLSAREAIVHYFMLEYFQDDLILVLFNTIDDVKSIDKNTHGFSNDGIPEEKDVIRIELEGGVAMQKVTQERSYLRQLIGSGFRLYQKAVASVLNDSEDYSKALKEPLYARIHEVLYSKNESKETLKAEELKNDTAVVPEEHLIEVTQDGLSDVEQNVVNINHAHESLLNSTLVTERKVVSQIEESLRAKELRNYSRNLPEQHLIGGLQDGLSDVEQNVHNVNHASESLPSNTQVTKSNVVNEIEEEESDESVVLEGDDKAMHQTFTIKTPETHHVNGKTNVSVSPLVQQALETLEKAIYIVREHGFNGQNSSSLSLTYKKPPNMENHDENDANSSEVEVCTTSEKESTEKTGHESRNSTGIQDVRGEVNHNRIAPASPVDDLPIGAETNQVSSSSPQNGTVVTTPISDQNMHANTKQTSTEANDIRKNNRTDTKKLSRPKKHRFSCFFPLNSA
- the LOC123226692 gene encoding uncharacterized protein LOC123226692 isoform X1 — encoded protein: MGKKGKISHYRERLDRTLASSELTNEENLRNLVKNQLLNSSSNGLGGCSESVVEKKTAEVSKFLDMLRSASVDDDEVSKTTEGSHGEWKLKQDNEEFRVMYREGPEGTPLHSLLVEGYVEGPLDACFCVAWESTLYNKWWPQYNFPPFKITSLQCLQKVRICEQISLVRVKITWPLSAREAIVHYFMLEYFQDDLILVLFNTIDDVKSIDKNTHGFSNDGIPEEKDVIRIELEGGVAMQKVTQERSYLRTIAHMDVKFDFVPPSLINFISRQLIGSGFRLYQKAVASVLNDSEDYSKALKEPLYARIHEVLYSKNESKETLKAEELKNDTAVVPEEHLIEVTQDGLSDVEQNVVNINHAHESLLNSTLVTERKVVSQIEESLRAKELRNYSRNLPEQHLIGGLQDGLSDVEQNVHNVNHASESLPSNTQVTKSNVVNEIEEEESDESVVLEGDDKAMHQTFTIKTPETHHVNGKTNVSVSPLVQQALETLEKAIYIVREHGFNGQNSSSLSLTYKKPPNMENHDENDANSSEVEVCTTSEKESTEKTGHESRNSTGIQDVRGEVNHNRIAPASPVDDLPIGAETNQVSSSSPQNGTVVTTPISDQNMHANTKQTSTEANDIRKNNRTDTKKLSRPKKHRFSCFFPLNSA